The following proteins are co-located in the Hyalangium minutum genome:
- a CDS encoding trypsin-like serine protease: MLLDNRRVLLSGEIDDSNRYLAAVSVTVSSGERTVMICSGAALSQRVVLTAGHCVCPLRQAVPGAEQGQEISDASSCATSVDAAMMLYDSPSKVRGIIRSWSAPFSTGTVRPHPELKVVVDEERHVQESHADLALIVLDEPLKVPGLPLSNKEVRVGDEVLIVGYGYDETSDWFGSERRFSMNTVTRLATPKDERVLIRQPGGHLYRQDSGGPCLRQGPHGPELVGISSRWLGEGASFTSTYGYRRWLRDEVRRAEAAARPRKEPQ; this comes from the coding sequence ATGCTGTTGGACAACCGGCGCGTGCTGCTGTCTGGGGAGATAGATGACTCCAACCGCTACCTCGCGGCGGTTAGTGTCACCGTGTCCTCCGGAGAGCGGACGGTGATGATATGCAGCGGCGCGGCCCTCAGTCAGCGCGTTGTGCTGACGGCGGGCCATTGCGTGTGCCCTTTGCGGCAGGCAGTCCCTGGCGCCGAGCAGGGCCAGGAGATCAGTGATGCGTCGTCATGCGCCACCTCTGTGGATGCAGCGATGATGCTCTACGATTCCCCCTCTAAGGTCCGCGGCATCATCAGAAGTTGGTCGGCGCCGTTCTCCACCGGCACGGTGCGACCGCACCCCGAGCTGAAGGTGGTGGTCGATGAGGAGCGTCACGTCCAGGAGAGCCATGCGGATCTCGCCCTCATCGTGCTGGACGAGCCGCTCAAGGTTCCTGGCTTGCCCCTGTCCAACAAGGAGGTCCGAGTGGGCGATGAGGTCCTCATCGTGGGGTACGGCTACGATGAGACCTCCGATTGGTTCGGCTCCGAGAGACGCTTCAGCATGAACACGGTGACACGGCTCGCGACGCCCAAGGACGAGCGCGTCCTCATCCGTCAGCCAGGAGGACACCTCTACAGGCAGGACAGCGGCGGCCCCTGTCTCCGCCAGGGTCCGCACGGCCCCGAGCTCGTGGGGATCTCCAGCCGTTGGCTCGGGGAGGGAGCGTCCTTCACCAGCACCTACGGCTACCGCCGCTGGCTGCGCGACGAGGTGAGGCGTGCTGAAGCGGCGGCCCGCCCGAGGAAGGAGCCCCAGTGA
- a CDS encoding trypsin-like serine protease: protein MSATVSYRSLTVLIRWLGRVALLLGCACGASAPAERQTAAAYVPAEIQPEMGESIISKGSLDTSNRYKATVLVDGGRGPCSGVLVAPRVVVTAGHCVCSPHKATPADAPARALIDKTTCARTATIAVITYRPKEKPIGHVLSGAIRPNEKLRILYDDDGKELASQADLAVIALDKAPQGVTPIRMARAEVRYAEAVTLVGFGATEFAEQQRDQRRYGFNEVATLAEDGATFIVGKSIEVRRPYKPKERLLVRQEASYSLSGDSGGPCLRESDGAMELVGIAKTHYGGGDLVQFSEYTSTLFYRAWLLQAIADVERRETD, encoded by the coding sequence GTGAGCGCGACGGTTTCATACAGATCCCTGACTGTCCTCATCCGCTGGCTGGGGCGCGTGGCGCTGCTGCTGGGCTGCGCGTGTGGCGCGAGTGCTCCAGCCGAGAGACAGACCGCGGCTGCCTACGTGCCGGCCGAGATACAGCCCGAGATGGGAGAGTCCATCATCTCCAAGGGCTCGCTTGACACGAGCAATCGGTACAAGGCGACGGTTCTGGTGGACGGCGGCAGGGGCCCTTGCAGTGGCGTGCTGGTGGCTCCTCGCGTGGTGGTGACAGCGGGCCATTGCGTCTGCTCCCCACACAAGGCGACGCCTGCGGACGCGCCAGCCAGGGCCCTCATTGACAAGACCACCTGTGCACGGACTGCGACCATCGCGGTGATCACCTATCGGCCGAAGGAGAAGCCCATAGGCCATGTGCTCAGTGGCGCCATCCGGCCGAATGAGAAGCTCAGGATCCTCTATGACGATGACGGAAAGGAACTTGCCAGCCAGGCGGACCTCGCGGTGATTGCATTGGACAAGGCTCCCCAGGGTGTTACGCCCATCCGGATGGCCAGGGCGGAAGTCCGCTACGCCGAGGCGGTCACTCTCGTGGGCTTCGGCGCGACCGAGTTCGCGGAACAGCAACGCGACCAGCGGCGATACGGCTTCAATGAGGTGGCGACCCTCGCGGAAGACGGGGCCACGTTCATCGTGGGCAAGTCCATCGAAGTGCGGCGGCCTTACAAGCCCAAGGAGCGCCTCCTGGTGAGGCAGGAGGCCTCGTACAGCCTCTCGGGGGACAGCGGAGGCCCTTGCCTGCGCGAGAGCGATGGAGCCATGGAGCTGGTCGGCATCGCCAAGACGCACTACGGCGGCGGAGACCTCGTCCAGTTCTCCGAGTACACGAGTACCCTCTTCTACCGGGCGTGGCTGCTCCAGGCCATTGCGGACGTTGAGCGGCGCGAGACGGATTGA
- the gshB gene encoding glutathione synthase: protein MAPLTLGFLMDPLEKVQVGHDSTFQMMLEAHRRGHTVRYFEQGWLRYSGTCAEARMRTVAVRNEVGRHFDVLEEEVRPISSLDVLFMRKDPPVDVDFLHATQLVELCSGKPPVYINSPRGIRDANEKLFTLNFPDLMPETCVSREREVLIDFIRKHPGGTILKPIDGFGGKGIVFVGPEDRNMRSLLELLTTQGHEPIIAQAYVPQSRQGDKRIILVNGEPLGAVLRVPSEDDHRGNMAAGGKPIKTTLTEREKHICARLKPKLLEHGLLMVGIDTLGDFLTEVNVTSPTGLAEINALDGVCLEAHIIDLAERLAARR from the coding sequence ATGGCTCCCCTGACCCTCGGCTTCCTGATGGACCCCCTCGAGAAGGTGCAAGTCGGCCACGACTCCACCTTCCAGATGATGCTGGAGGCCCATCGGCGAGGGCACACGGTGCGCTACTTCGAGCAGGGCTGGCTGCGCTACTCCGGCACCTGCGCCGAGGCCCGCATGCGCACCGTGGCCGTGCGAAACGAGGTGGGCCGCCACTTCGACGTGCTGGAGGAGGAGGTACGGCCGATCTCCAGCCTGGATGTCCTGTTCATGCGGAAGGATCCGCCCGTGGACGTGGACTTTCTGCACGCCACCCAGCTGGTGGAATTGTGTTCCGGCAAGCCGCCCGTCTACATCAACAGCCCCCGAGGCATCCGGGACGCCAACGAGAAGCTCTTCACCCTGAACTTCCCGGACCTCATGCCGGAGACCTGCGTGTCGCGGGAGCGGGAGGTGCTGATCGACTTCATCCGCAAGCACCCGGGCGGCACCATCCTCAAGCCCATCGACGGCTTCGGAGGCAAGGGCATCGTCTTCGTCGGGCCCGAGGACCGGAACATGCGCTCGCTGCTGGAGCTGCTCACCACCCAAGGCCACGAGCCCATCATCGCCCAGGCGTACGTGCCGCAGAGCCGCCAGGGCGACAAGCGCATCATCCTCGTGAACGGAGAGCCACTGGGCGCGGTGCTGCGCGTGCCCTCGGAGGATGATCACCGGGGCAACATGGCCGCGGGCGGCAAGCCGATAAAGACCACGCTGACGGAGCGCGAGAAGCACATCTGTGCCCGGCTGAAGCCGAAGCTGCTGGAACACGGGCTGCTGATGGTGGGCATCGACACGCTCGGCGACTTCCTCACCGAGGTGAACGTCACGAGCCCCACCGGCCTGGCGGAGATCAACGCCCTGGATGGTGTCTGCCTCGAGGCCCACATCATCGACCTGGCGGAGCGCTTGGCCGCCCGGCGGTGA
- a CDS encoding tRNA1(Val) (adenine(37)-N6)-methyltransferase produces MSTPETDETLDSIGTAGVKVLQRRGGYRFTLDAVLLAAFAAAEDPRQGPVLELGAGSGVVSFLLARQFGRGPIDALELQPAVHARLVRAVALNGLEGRVRPLLGDLREARTRVPPGAHALVVSNPPFRPADAGVRSPDEERALSKQELACDAASVVAAARHALEPGGSVSLVYPAARLAEVLGLLTAARLFPRALRLVHSRVDSPATRFLVHALRDSDRGLEVRPPLIVHGEGPGGYTHEVAALMDPPRSEQNPR; encoded by the coding sequence GTGAGCACTCCCGAGACGGACGAGACGCTCGACTCGATCGGCACGGCGGGCGTGAAGGTGCTGCAGCGCCGGGGCGGCTACCGCTTCACCTTGGACGCCGTGCTGCTGGCCGCCTTCGCTGCCGCGGAGGATCCACGACAGGGGCCGGTGCTGGAGCTCGGCGCGGGCAGCGGAGTGGTGTCCTTCCTGCTCGCCCGGCAGTTCGGCCGAGGACCCATCGACGCGCTGGAGCTACAGCCTGCAGTCCATGCGCGGCTGGTCCGGGCCGTGGCGCTCAACGGGCTCGAGGGCCGGGTGAGGCCGCTGCTCGGAGATCTGCGCGAGGCCCGGACGCGGGTGCCGCCCGGAGCGCATGCGCTCGTCGTCTCGAATCCTCCCTTCCGGCCCGCGGATGCCGGGGTGCGCAGCCCGGACGAGGAGCGCGCCCTGTCCAAGCAGGAGCTGGCGTGTGACGCGGCCTCGGTGGTGGCTGCGGCCCGGCATGCGCTGGAGCCCGGGGGGAGCGTCAGCCTGGTGTACCCAGCAGCGCGGCTGGCGGAGGTCCTTGGCCTGCTCACGGCGGCGCGGCTGTTCCCGCGAGCCCTGCGTCTCGTCCACTCGCGGGTGGATTCGCCCGCGACGCGCTTCCTGGTTCACGCGCTGAGGGACAGCGATCGAGGGCTGGAGGTGCGTCCGCCGCTCATCGTCCATGGAGAGGGCCCCGGTGGTTATACACACGAGGTCGCCGCGCTCATGGATCCCCCGCGCTCCGAGCAGAACCCACGGTGA
- a CDS encoding ATP-binding protein, which translates to MEVRPEAELTGFSAMDALEALEDGFLALDASLKVCAANRAAEQLLTLSRSGLCGQALSTVLGEPGASAALLEGCQRALSEQVPTRLVEHRASAGQWLEIRLRPQRGQVWLFLRDVTWEHRTEERLRDFERQQAVLRYVIANVPHAIFWKDREGRFLGANQNFVSDSGAGTVENLIGKTDYDIWKREEADFFVQVDRQVMQSGTPMLDIEEPVRRADGSERTLLTSKVPLRDEAGQVMGMLGIYADITERKRGEREVQKAKDAAEAAVRAKSEFLTVMSHELRTPLTLILGPLGVVLSDASGELPEHVRRELERIHRNAERLFRLVDDILDHQKVEAGRMEVHWEPAEIASLTEQLVEDARSAGAIRGVEVRFEADAHLGVVPLDRRKFEKIVLNLLGNALKFTPSGGSIVAALRARDSWVELSVTDTGPGIPESKQGLLFQRFQQLDGSTTRKHEGTGMGLAIVKEFAELMGGEVAVESKPGEGSRFIVRLPRSADRLVEPALSTGRTPGSRAGYFTPAPLPMGSPVPAPERQPQEAPRLLIADDNPDMRAYLASLLGREYALELVENGRQALEAMERQRPDVIVSDVMMPEMDGAELVSRLKASPTYRDIPIVLLTAKASRQEAIEGLEIGADDYLSKPFSAAELQARVRAAVRMHSLYQELQARKHELEEALRRLRATQEQLLQKGKMAAVGSLVSGLCHELNNPMAAIRMSLDLMVRRKLAPERQRETLEVIERQSQRCVSLVKALREFSSRPAVIREPCEVGAVVGRVIELVGPQLSRRRLSLDARLAAAELPRLHLHGAELETALRHVVTNALEASPEGGTVTLEARPLAREGTQGVEVAVIDHGPGISPDTLPHVIEPFFTTKPPGEGTGLGLSLTHRFIDAHGGTLNIESERGRGTTVRMWLPAAPVLETAASAEGEAPLQ; encoded by the coding sequence ATGGAAGTCCGTCCCGAAGCTGAGCTCACGGGGTTCTCGGCGATGGACGCCCTGGAGGCCCTGGAGGATGGGTTCCTGGCGCTGGACGCGTCTCTGAAGGTGTGTGCCGCCAACCGGGCCGCCGAGCAGCTCCTGACGCTGTCCCGCTCGGGGCTGTGCGGGCAGGCGCTGAGCACGGTGCTGGGAGAGCCAGGGGCCTCGGCCGCGTTGCTGGAAGGCTGCCAGCGTGCGCTGTCCGAGCAGGTGCCCACGCGGCTCGTGGAACACCGGGCCTCGGCCGGCCAGTGGCTGGAGATCCGGCTGCGCCCCCAGCGCGGGCAGGTGTGGCTCTTCTTGCGAGACGTCACCTGGGAGCACCGCACGGAGGAGCGGCTGAGGGACTTCGAGCGGCAGCAGGCCGTGCTCCGGTACGTCATCGCCAACGTGCCCCACGCCATCTTCTGGAAGGACCGGGAGGGGCGCTTTCTCGGAGCCAATCAGAACTTCGTCTCGGACTCGGGCGCGGGGACGGTGGAGAACCTGATCGGCAAGACGGACTACGACATCTGGAAGCGCGAGGAGGCGGACTTCTTCGTCCAGGTGGATCGCCAGGTGATGCAGAGCGGCACGCCGATGCTCGACATCGAGGAGCCCGTCCGGCGCGCGGATGGCTCGGAGCGCACGCTGCTGACCAGCAAGGTGCCGTTGCGGGACGAAGCGGGCCAGGTGATGGGGATGCTGGGCATCTACGCGGACATCACCGAGCGCAAGCGCGGCGAGCGGGAGGTGCAGAAGGCGAAGGACGCGGCCGAGGCGGCGGTGCGCGCCAAGAGCGAGTTCCTCACGGTGATGAGCCACGAGCTGCGCACCCCGCTCACGTTGATCCTGGGTCCGCTGGGGGTGGTGCTCTCCGATGCTTCGGGTGAGCTGCCCGAGCATGTCCGGCGCGAGCTGGAGCGCATCCACCGCAACGCCGAGCGGCTCTTCCGGCTCGTGGACGACATCCTGGATCACCAGAAGGTGGAGGCGGGCCGGATGGAGGTGCACTGGGAGCCGGCGGAGATTGCCTCGCTCACGGAGCAACTGGTGGAAGATGCGCGCTCGGCGGGGGCCATCCGGGGCGTCGAGGTGCGCTTCGAGGCCGATGCCCACCTGGGCGTCGTGCCGCTGGACCGGCGCAAGTTCGAGAAGATTGTCCTGAACCTGCTGGGCAACGCGCTCAAGTTCACGCCGTCAGGAGGCTCCATCGTCGCGGCGCTGCGGGCGCGGGACTCGTGGGTGGAGCTGTCGGTGACGGACACGGGGCCGGGCATCCCCGAGTCCAAGCAGGGGCTGCTCTTCCAGCGCTTCCAGCAGCTCGACGGCTCCACCACGCGCAAACACGAGGGGACCGGCATGGGGCTGGCCATCGTGAAGGAGTTCGCCGAGCTGATGGGGGGCGAGGTGGCCGTGGAGAGCAAGCCCGGCGAGGGCTCGCGGTTCATCGTCCGCCTGCCTCGGAGCGCGGATCGGCTCGTGGAGCCAGCGCTGAGCACCGGGCGCACTCCGGGCTCGAGGGCGGGGTACTTCACGCCCGCGCCACTGCCCATGGGCTCCCCGGTTCCGGCGCCGGAGCGGCAGCCTCAGGAGGCACCTCGCCTGCTCATCGCCGATGACAACCCGGACATGCGTGCCTACCTGGCCAGCCTGCTCGGGCGCGAGTACGCGCTGGAGCTGGTGGAGAACGGCCGGCAGGCGCTGGAGGCCATGGAGCGGCAGCGGCCGGACGTCATCGTCTCGGACGTGATGATGCCGGAGATGGACGGCGCCGAGCTGGTCTCCCGGCTGAAGGCGAGCCCCACGTATCGGGACATCCCCATCGTCCTGCTGACGGCCAAGGCCAGCCGCCAGGAGGCGATCGAGGGCCTGGAGATTGGCGCGGACGACTACCTGAGCAAGCCGTTCAGCGCGGCGGAGCTCCAGGCCCGGGTCCGCGCGGCGGTGCGGATGCACTCGCTCTACCAGGAGCTCCAGGCGCGGAAGCACGAGCTGGAGGAGGCACTGCGCAGGCTGCGCGCCACGCAGGAGCAACTGCTGCAGAAGGGCAAGATGGCCGCGGTGGGCTCGCTGGTGTCAGGGCTGTGCCACGAGCTGAACAACCCCATGGCTGCCATCCGCATGAGCCTCGATCTGATGGTGCGGCGGAAGCTGGCCCCGGAGCGCCAGCGCGAGACGCTGGAGGTCATCGAGCGCCAGTCCCAGCGCTGTGTGAGCCTGGTGAAGGCCCTGCGGGAGTTCTCGAGCCGCCCTGCTGTCATCCGCGAACCCTGTGAGGTGGGCGCGGTGGTGGGCCGGGTCATCGAGCTCGTTGGGCCTCAGCTCTCGCGGCGGAGACTGTCGCTCGATGCGCGGCTCGCTGCCGCCGAGCTGCCTCGGCTTCACCTCCATGGCGCGGAGCTGGAGACGGCCCTGCGCCACGTGGTGACGAACGCCCTGGAAGCCAGCCCAGAGGGCGGCACGGTGACCCTCGAGGCCCGGCCGCTGGCGCGCGAGGGGACGCAGGGCGTGGAGGTGGCGGTGATCGATCACGGCCCGGGCATTTCTCCGGACACGCTGCCGCACGTCATCGAGCCGTTCTTCACCACGAAGCCGCCGGGAGAGGGCACCGGGCTCGGGCTGTCGTTGACCCACCGGTTCATTGATGCACACGGAGGCACCTTGAACATCGAGAGCGAGCGGGGCCGTGGAACGACGGTGCGGATGTGGCTGCCCGCCGCGCCGGTGCTCGAGACGGCCGCGTCAGCCGAAGGGGAGGCTCCACTGCAATGA
- a CDS encoding sigma-54-dependent transcriptional regulator: MNVTDLFEDEAPVIKKRGEHILVVDDEADVREGLGKLLEMEGYDVTTAENGLVAVERAKLQRFDLVLTDLRMPGMDGVETLMELKRLHPGMPVIVVTAYASHETAARCEREGAYGYVMKPFDLDELLQVIEEAVPTGRGPLQS; this comes from the coding sequence ATGAATGTCACGGATCTCTTTGAAGACGAGGCCCCGGTGATCAAGAAGCGGGGCGAGCACATCCTCGTCGTGGATGACGAGGCGGACGTACGCGAGGGTCTCGGGAAGCTGCTCGAGATGGAGGGCTATGACGTCACCACGGCCGAGAATGGCCTGGTGGCGGTCGAGCGGGCGAAGCTGCAGCGCTTCGATCTGGTGCTCACGGACCTGAGGATGCCGGGGATGGACGGGGTCGAGACGTTGATGGAGCTCAAGCGGCTTCATCCCGGGATGCCCGTCATCGTCGTCACGGCCTACGCCTCGCATGAGACGGCGGCCCGCTGCGAGCGCGAGGGGGCCTACGGCTATGTCATGAAGCCGTTCGACCTGGACGAGCTGCTGCAGGTCATCGAAGAGGCGGTCCCCACCGGCAGAGGGCCCCTTCAGAGCTGA
- a CDS encoding CapA family protein, which translates to MRSSVLLLLALAALSGACAATEPARSSARPPASEPAAPLAAVPANPPIPPEAPAPAAVSPTAAPGDASTALVDPATAGADAQFARGVEALKAQDTKTAITELAACVEAMPSRVDCRWELGWAYSLENRWAEALAQFTEVQKLKPDQPDLETALTQARAQAELAERLAKPPEPSQRPPPPEGARVRIRAAGDVMLGTTVPEGHLPPEGPDGVLAAVRPLLEDADLTFVNLEGPLCDIGETKKCRSPRNCYAFRSPTAYGQALKDAGVDVVSTANNHSGDFGELCRRETESTLDTLGIGWSGPPGTVATLERNGLRIGLVAFHTSASCNHLNNLPTAKALVSSAAATHDLVIVSFHGGAEGAKAVRVPPGKEKFMGEDRGDLRTFTHAMVDAGAHLVMGHGPHVARAMEFYKGRLIAYSLGNFATYGRFTVTGVQGLGMVLEVELDREGRYLSGRILPTRQHGEGIPAPDPDGGVTSLVRKLTAQDFPLTGARISEDGVISPLEKPSASLQRATP; encoded by the coding sequence ATGCGTTCCTCCGTCCTGCTGCTGCTGGCGCTCGCTGCCCTGTCAGGTGCGTGTGCTGCGACCGAACCCGCCCGTTCCTCCGCGAGGCCCCCTGCTTCCGAGCCCGCGGCTCCTCTCGCTGCTGTCCCCGCGAACCCTCCCATACCCCCCGAGGCTCCTGCCCCGGCTGCCGTGAGTCCCACTGCGGCTCCTGGAGATGCCAGCACCGCTCTCGTGGATCCGGCGACAGCGGGCGCGGACGCGCAGTTCGCTCGAGGCGTGGAGGCGCTGAAGGCCCAGGACACGAAGACGGCCATCACCGAGCTCGCCGCTTGTGTGGAGGCGATGCCCTCTCGGGTGGACTGCCGGTGGGAGCTGGGCTGGGCGTACTCGCTGGAGAACCGGTGGGCCGAGGCGCTCGCGCAGTTTACGGAGGTCCAGAAGCTCAAGCCGGATCAGCCGGATCTGGAGACGGCGCTCACGCAGGCCCGTGCGCAGGCGGAGCTGGCGGAGCGGCTCGCCAAGCCCCCGGAGCCTTCTCAGCGCCCGCCTCCTCCCGAGGGTGCGCGCGTGCGCATTCGCGCCGCGGGGGATGTGATGCTCGGCACCACGGTGCCCGAGGGCCACCTGCCTCCCGAGGGCCCCGATGGCGTCCTCGCCGCCGTGCGCCCGCTGCTGGAGGACGCGGACCTCACGTTCGTGAACCTCGAGGGCCCGCTGTGCGACATCGGCGAGACGAAGAAGTGCCGCTCGCCCCGGAACTGCTACGCGTTCCGCTCGCCCACGGCCTACGGCCAGGCGCTCAAGGACGCGGGGGTGGATGTGGTCTCCACGGCAAACAACCACTCGGGCGACTTCGGCGAGCTGTGCCGGCGAGAGACGGAGTCCACGCTCGACACGCTCGGCATCGGCTGGAGCGGGCCGCCGGGCACGGTGGCCACGCTGGAGCGCAACGGGCTGCGCATTGGCCTGGTGGCGTTTCACACCTCGGCCTCGTGCAACCACCTCAACAACCTGCCCACGGCGAAGGCGCTGGTGAGCTCGGCGGCGGCCACGCATGACCTGGTCATCGTCTCCTTCCACGGAGGCGCCGAGGGCGCCAAGGCCGTGCGCGTGCCACCCGGCAAGGAGAAGTTCATGGGCGAGGACCGGGGCGACCTGCGTACCTTCACGCACGCCATGGTGGATGCGGGTGCGCACCTCGTCATGGGCCACGGCCCCCACGTGGCGCGAGCCATGGAGTTCTACAAGGGCCGGCTGATTGCCTACTCCCTGGGCAACTTCGCCACCTACGGGCGCTTCACGGTGACGGGTGTGCAGGGGCTGGGCATGGTGCTCGAGGTGGAGCTGGACCGCGAGGGCCGCTACCTCTCCGGCCGCATCCTCCCCACCCGCCAGCACGGCGAGGGCATCCCCGCCCCGGATCCGGACGGCGGCGTCACCTCGCTGGTGCGCAAGCTGACGGCCCAGGACTTCCCGCTGACGGGCGCGCGGATCTCCGAGGACGGTGTCATCTCTCCCCTGGAGAAGCCGTCCGCCTCCCTTCAGCGGGCAACGCCGTAG
- a CDS encoding MFS transporter, translating into MPALRLQRFSSFRAFEHPGYFAVWIGALVSNIGTWMETLALGVYVTEVTGKAEWTGGVAALSYLPGLLLSPLGGALADRFDRRTYLAVGTLGQMLLAAVLTVLAFTHHLSVPLVAVVAFLNGSISLLSGPAFNALLAELVPAKDMHSALSLSSAQFNLGRVIGPLLATVVLAAGGIQWALLINALSFLSVLVALWKLGPTRSPGPVVLKGLWKVLWADIVRGVDVARKDAGISLVITSTLVIAILVAPFIGLVPVFAIRVFHQGASATSLLVTSQGAGAVTAAVAAGVLVDAFGRKRVLEGVMLLLGLVTALYWLAPTLVWAAVGIFFVGACYMTCLTGIHTVCQTRAPAELRARISSLYGMVLNGGYALGVWLQGALADRVGVRFVTVSCAVFFLALVVTLRLLRPHSFDATEA; encoded by the coding sequence GTGCCCGCACTTCGCCTCCAGCGCTTCTCTTCGTTCCGGGCCTTCGAGCACCCCGGCTACTTTGCGGTGTGGATTGGAGCGCTGGTGTCGAACATCGGCACCTGGATGGAGACGCTGGCGCTGGGCGTCTACGTCACCGAGGTGACGGGCAAGGCCGAGTGGACGGGCGGAGTGGCGGCGCTGTCGTACTTGCCGGGCCTGCTCCTGTCTCCGCTCGGTGGAGCGCTGGCGGATCGGTTCGACCGGCGCACGTATCTCGCGGTGGGCACGTTGGGGCAGATGCTCCTGGCCGCCGTGCTGACGGTGCTGGCCTTCACGCACCACCTGAGCGTGCCGCTGGTGGCGGTGGTGGCCTTCCTCAACGGCAGCATCAGCCTGCTGTCCGGTCCGGCCTTCAACGCGCTGCTGGCGGAGCTGGTGCCGGCGAAGGACATGCACAGCGCGCTGAGCCTCAGCTCGGCGCAGTTCAACCTGGGGCGCGTGATTGGCCCGCTGCTCGCGACGGTGGTGCTGGCCGCGGGTGGCATTCAATGGGCGCTGCTGATCAACGCGCTGTCCTTCCTTTCGGTGCTGGTGGCGCTGTGGAAGCTGGGGCCCACGCGAAGCCCGGGTCCGGTGGTGCTCAAGGGCCTGTGGAAGGTGCTCTGGGCGGACATTGTCCGCGGCGTGGACGTGGCGCGGAAGGACGCGGGTATCAGCCTGGTCATTACGAGCACGCTCGTCATCGCCATCCTGGTGGCACCGTTCATCGGCTTGGTGCCGGTGTTTGCGATTCGGGTGTTCCACCAGGGGGCCTCTGCAACATCGCTGCTGGTGACGTCGCAGGGTGCGGGTGCGGTGACGGCGGCGGTGGCGGCGGGCGTGCTGGTGGATGCGTTCGGCCGCAAGCGGGTGCTGGAGGGGGTGATGCTCCTGTTGGGGCTGGTGACGGCGCTGTACTGGCTGGCGCCGACCCTGGTGTGGGCCGCCGTGGGCATCTTCTTCGTGGGCGCCTGCTACATGACGTGCCTCACGGGCATCCACACGGTGTGCCAGACGCGAGCGCCTGCGGAGCTCCGGGCGCGCATCAGCAGTCTCTACGGCATGGTGCTCAACGGTGGCTACGCGCTGGGCGTGTGGCTGCAGGGAGCGCTGGCGGACCGGGTGGGCGTGCGCTTCGTGACAGTGTCCTGTGCCGTGTTCTTCCTGGCGCTGGTGGTGACGCTGCGCCTGCTGCGCCCGCACAGCTTCGACGCCACCGAGGCGTGA